The Hemiscyllium ocellatum isolate sHemOce1 chromosome 46, sHemOce1.pat.X.cur, whole genome shotgun sequence genome segment atgTGTATGGTTTAAGATGATCTGGTACTTCCTCCctaaccaacctctgaccagcttgtacattctggtgcagctttctaaccTCCaatgtgctttctgttaccattgCAACAAACCTCACTGACTATTTCCTGTCTTCCTCCATCTGGCTTcttctaacccaccaacactgtgctTTCATTGGCCCACTTTATTGcggtgaaaacaccagagctttttaacttctctttccccttcaagagttatccttatgatcttcaccaagatctacctctctctttccacgtgaggatttctcttttccccagatTCTATCCCTCACGGATTGAAACTggttttggaagccaaactttgatttatggaccaactcataatcatcagccatttcagctgctaatcctGCAGTTTTCACTCTCTGCTCTTCAACATGAGTTCTCACtaattcaggaagtgaatttttgaactcctccaaaataaaagCCTCTCTAAGCATATCATAAGTTTGCtgtatttttaatgcccttatccatctatcaaaagtattttgtttgattctttcaaacttaatgtgtgtttgaccagggtccttcctaagattcctgaaacgttgtctgtaggtttctggcacaagctcatacaCATTTACGATGGCATTCTTCACCTTCTCACACGCCCTGGGTACCTCCTCTGAGAGTGAtccaaatacctcactagctctaacTACATGTTTTGTTTGGTTCAacaaaatccacatggtcactgcatttgtttagccacccttacaaatgagatgaaaaaggcttccacatccttctcatcaaatgtagacaatgcTTGAACATAATTAAACTGTTTCTCACCAGGCTTTTGGCTACCATAGGTTTGTTCATCCTCACTCTCCTCCTCACTGAACTTACCTTCAGcattcatctccatccttttaagatGACCTtcctaagtgccaatttctgaagttcaaactccctctaTTTCTTCCGTTACtcactctccttttctctctcttctctctctttctctctctccttctctttctttttgttctgctaaagtgattcattctttttctctttcctctgcttttaatcacaattccttgggtttttttttgcctctaactcaatcTGCATTATTTTCAATTGCattttagccatctctaaagattctgatggtatTTCCAGCAAATTCTCCTTTCCTtatggaaggaggcagctccagaTTCTCTGCTAGTTCCAGCAGTTTGCACCTTAATCACCATTTGTAAAACCCgtaaagtcacttcttccaccccccccccccgaaaacccttggtgactgaaagagccattgctatcccgaGCAATGGTTAAACCAACCGATTTcaacaccagaacaaaagacactgacacCTACCGCTCACTGCCTTCGAGTCCAATAACCTGAATCCCAAATCAGAACCATAGAGCAAATCCCACAAAGATCCCCCAGTCTGtgatggaccaggccagatcccctcaaaacatttgaagaaagtAGCCcactaactttgctagttgttttaagcaagtgtaacgcggatattccaggagatatGCCACCGGTCaatccacttagttttaaacaaaacagaatgtatatCCAAGATTACCaagtgaaacacaaacagaaaataacagaatactgaataacttaaccgatccaaaaacccaacagatcatcccaacttaatgatgctgttcaaaATACTTggaacaatccccataaacacccctggGGACAAAAGGTAACATCAAACACAGGGTGTTACAAgagagatgtcacagagagaggaggatcagcATGGGCCTGCGTCTTTGGATCCAGCAGCTTTACAACTGCctgattgctttcagtgactagcaaaaccaaatcaaacagagaaaagggagaactggccactccccttccattgtacaAATGTTTTTACACATTTGAAAccctttttcctgaggcagtatctgttagctataatcaaattaatcctaaaaCCTGTCCAAGcccagactttttggagtctgtgtcgtTTACAATCTCTCTGAAAAATAAACCAACGACAccttaaccttgttaaaggagcagcatcatcacaactaTTAACAACATTTATACATTCAATCTCTTATAGCTGAAGTGTTCCCAGTTCCCGACACATGAACATTGCAATGAGGATTCTGAATTTATTTGTGGCACAGATGGACAGGATTATGGAAATGCTTGCATCCTTTGTGAGTATAACAGGTAATGAATGTAAAGAAAAGACCAGATGTGATTCCTTTTGTTGTTAAAATTAAAGAACTAATTGTTAAACTAGGAATGAACCACAGTTTGACTACACACGGAGTTACTATAAACAGTTCTGGATTTTGAGAATTGTTACAGTGTGACAAGAGGAATGTACTAGTAATCAAACTGCACAACTCACCAGTCAGAACATTCATGTAAATGTATTGATTCAATCACCGACATAGCTAATTGCTCTCCATTGCTACAGGTATTTCTGAATAATGGTGACTTTCATCAGATTCACTTAGTGAACTCGAAATAATCCATTGATTATGAAACAAaacctatttttaaaaacaaatgtttaaACTGGTTAGCAACTAAGTTATAGTCCAGAATTAGAATGATACCATTGTTTAATTCCAAACTAAGCATATTCACACAATACAAAAGACAACATAAATCTATAGAGATGATGATTAAAAAGGCTGGGGAAAGAAAATTCCCTTTTTTGCCTATGGTCTGAAAATAAACGGTAGAATTTGATAAATTCTCGCAGCCCAGTGTGTTCTTGTTGATGGAGTCGAATTGGTAACAGTCTGATGGAAGACATCCTGAATACGCTTTGGCGCGATGGAAATCCAGCTGGTTCCAACTCTTTGGAAAGTGATCATTGTTCAGCTTCTCAGGCTGTACAAACTAGTCAAGATAATGAGAAATAGAAATGTTATTGAGTTCCCAACAAATTCAACCAGTAAGACGATGAGACCAGAAGACCATGAGACAccagaacagaaattaggccagtcagcccatcaatcTGCTCcggcattcaatcatggctgataagtttctcaaccccattcgcccactttctccccttaacctttgatccccatgacaatcaagaacttatctatctctgacttaaatatactcaatgacctggcctccacagccttctatggcaatgaattccatagattcatcatgctctggctgaagaactttctccccatctctgttctaaagggtctacTCTTCAGTTTAAAGCTGTACCCTTGCGTCAGAGTCTTTGTTGcaaatggaaacaccttcccaatgtccactctgtccaggtcattcagtattctgtaagtttcaattagacaccccacccaaccccaaccccaggacaactagccatttggatacagaactggcttgaaggtagaagacagagggtggtggtggtggagggttatttttcagactggaggcctgtgaccagtggagtgccacaaggatcggggctgggtccactactttttgtcatttatataaatgaattggatgtgaatataggaggtatagttggtaagtttgcagatgacaccaaaattggagatttagtggacagcgaagagggttacctcagagtacaatgggatcttgatcagatgggccaatgggctgaggaatggcaaatggaatctgatttagaaaaatgtgaggtgctgtagtttggaaaaggaaatcagagcaggacttatacagttaatgataaagtcctggggagtattgctgaacaaagagatgttggagtgcaggttcattgttccttgaaagtagagatgcaagtagataggatagtgaagaaggcttttggtatgctttcctttattggtcagagcactgagtataggagttgggaggtcatgttgtggacatacaggacattggttaggtcacttttggaactgtgcatgcagttctggtctccttcctattctgaaagatgttgtgaaacttgaaagggttcagaaaaggtttacaaggatgttgacggggttggaggatttgagctatagggagaggctgaacaggctggggctgttttctctggagtgtcggaggctggggggtgaccttatagaggtttacaaaattatgaggggcatggataggataaataggcaaagtcttttccctgggttcggggagtccggaactagagggcataggtttagagtgagaggtgaGACCACAAGCATGGGCCCATCAGTATCAAGCCATTCTGAATAAATCCAATGGGAAAATTCAGAAGAAGCATCCTCCCTGCTCAGAGATTCTGTTGGgtgtggggtggaggggagggggatgcgCGAAGtttgggactcactcccacaggaaAAGGTCAGGGTACGTCCTGTTGACATGTGTAAGGGATAAACACCTGAGGGAGAAAGCTACAGATGGACAGGGTGAGATGGAGATGAAGATTTGGATGCAGAGGTGCAACAAGTTAAAATTCTGAGTTGCAATTTGCGGTAAATAATCAAAAAGTGTAAGAGTGTTTGTGGACAGCTGGTGGTAGTGACTGTTCCAACCTGAAGCCTTTGCCTGTCGATAAGGCTATGGTGTTCATCCTGTTGCCATTGTGCCTGAGACAGAATTAAAGACAGTGGGACTGCAGTCCCAGTGGAATCTGAAACAACACTTAGCTGGTCCCGTCAATACCATGGCATCAGATCACAAGCCCGCTCTGATGTTTCCTGCTGATGGGCCCAAGATGTGGCTCTGACATTGGAAAATTCCTGGGTATCTCCACATGGATGGGAGATGTTCGATGGCTTGATGGTTGTCTTTGTTTCCCCTTCAGGCTGCACAAGAAAGATGTTCGCGTCCTGCACCTCGGATTCTGCACATGTGATCAAAAGGCAAGGAGGCAACCTATTAATTAAACCAAGCTTTCACAAAGAGAAATCTCTCTCATAATGGCTTCTCCTTGAATAAAGAAAGTGGACCATGAACTGTTTGGTGGCATTTCCTTTGTCTGATAGGAATGTATTCAGTCCTTTGAACCCATTTCACGATTCAGAGAGATCataggaacagagagaccgaggtaACTGCAAGTAattggttccttgaaagtgacatcacaggtagtcaggctggtgaagaaggaatttggcaTGTTTGCTGTTGTCAGTCAGAACACTAAGTACAGGAGTCGGGATGTCAAGTTCCACCtgtgcaggacatt includes the following:
- the LOC132836163 gene encoding trypsin inhibitor ClTI-1-like, with amino-acid sequence MKLHRLTLLLTLSLLADTDVPMPASYILKCSQFPTHEHCNEDSEFICGTDGQDYGNACILCEYNRLHKKDVRVLHLGFCTCDQKARRQPIN